From a region of the Equus przewalskii isolate Varuska chromosome 2, EquPr2, whole genome shotgun sequence genome:
- the WDTC1 gene encoding WD and tetratricopeptide repeats protein 1 isoform X1, which yields MAKVNITRDLIRRQIKERGALSFERRYHVTDPFIRRLGLEAELQGHSGCVNCLEWNEKGDLLASGSDDQHTIVWDPLHHKKLLSMHTGHTANIFSVKFLPHAGDRILITGAADSKVHVHDLTVKETIHMFGDHTNRVKRIATAPMWPNTFWSAAEDGLIRQYDLRENSKHSEVLIDLTEYCGQLVEAKCLTVNPQDNNCLAVGASGPFVRLYDIRMIHNHRKSMKQSPSAGVHTFCDRQKPLPDGAAQYYVAGHLPVKLPDYNNRLRVLVATYVTFSPNGTELLVNMGGEQVYLFDLTYKQRPYTFLLPRKCHSSGEVQNGKMSTNGVSNGVSNGLHLHSNGFRLPESRGHISPQVELPPYLERVKQQANEAFACQQWTQAIQLYSKAVQRAPHNAMLYGNRAAAYMKRKWDGDHYDALRDCLKAISLNPCHLKAHFRLARCLFELKYVAEALECLDDFKGKFPEQAHSSACDALGRDITAALFSKNDGEEKKGAGGGGGGGPVRLRSTSRKDSISEDEMVLRERSYDYQFRYCGHCNTTTDIKEANFFGSNAQYIVSGSDDGSFFIWEKETTNLVRVLQGDESIVNCLQPHPSYCFLATSGIDPVVRLWNPRPESEDLTGRVVEDMEGASQANQRRMNADPLEVMLLNMGYRITGLSSGGAGASDDEDSSEGQVQCRPS from the exons GGTCACTCAGGATGTGTCAACTGTCTGGAGTGGAATGAGAAAGGAGA CTTGCTGGCCTCTGGTTCTGATGACCAGCACACGATTGTGTGGGACCCGCTGCACCACAAGAAGCTGCTCTCCATGCACACGGGACAcactgcaaatatcttctctgtcAAG TTCCTGCCTCACGCTGGGGACCGCATCTTGATCACGGGGGCAGCTGACTCCAAGGTGCATGTCCACGACCTGACAGTAAAGGAGACGATCCACATGTTTGGAGACCACACAAACCGGGTGAAACGCATTGCCACGGCGCCCATGTGGCCCAACACATTCTGGAGTGCCGCTGAGGATGGGCTTATCCG CCAGTATGACCTTCGGGAGAACAGCAAACACTCAGAGGTGCTGATTGACCTGACAGAGTACTGCGGCCAGCTGGTGGAGGCCAAGTGCCTCACCGTCAACCCCCAGGACAACAACTGTCTGGCGGTAGGAGCCAGCGGGCCCTTCGTGAGGCTCTATGACATTCGCATGATCCATAACCACAG aaAGAGCATGAAGCAGAGCCCTTCAGCAGGTGTGCACACCTTTTGTGACCGGCAGAAGCCCCTTCCGGATGGTGCAGCCCAGTATTACGTAGCAG GTCACCTGCCAGTGAAGCTGCCTGACTACAACAACCGTCTGAGAGTGCTGGTTGCCACCTATGTGACCTTCAGCCCCAATGGCACAGAGCTACTGGTCAACATGGGAGGGGAACAG GTCTATTTGTTTGACCTGACTTACAAGCAGCGGCCCTATACCTTCCTCTTGCCTAGAAAATGCCACTCCTCAGGGG aAGTTCAGAACGGCAAGATGTCCACCAATGGCGTGTCCAATGGTGTGTCCAATGGCCTACACCTTCACAGCAATGGCTTCCGGCTGCCAGAGAGTAGAGGACACATCAG CCCCCAGGTAGAGCTGCCCCCATACCTGGAGCGTGTGAAACAGCAAGCCAATGAGGCCTTTGCCTGCCAGCAGTGGACCCAGGCCATTCAGCTTTACAGCAAGGCTGTTCAGAGGGCCCCTCACAACGCCATGCTCTATGGAAACCGAGCTGCTGCCTACATGAAGCGCAAGTG GGATGGTGACCACTACGATGCCCTGAGGGACTGCCTCAAGGCCATCTCCCTAAACCCATGTCACCTGAAGGCACACTTCCGCCTGGCCCGCTGCCTCTTTGAGCTCAAGTACGTGGCTGAGGCTCTGGAGTGCCTGGATGACTTCAAAGGGAAGTTCCCGGAACAGGCCCACAGCAGCGCTTGTGATGCTTTGGGCCGTGACATCACGGCTGCCCTCTTCTCCAAAAATGATGGTG aggagaagaagggagctggtggcggtggcggtggcggccCAGTCCGCCTCCGCAGCACAAGCCGCAAGGACTCCATCTCAGAGGATGAGATGGTGCTGCGAGAGCGAAGCTACGACTATCAGTTCCGCTACTGTGGCCACTGCAACACCACCACGGATATCAAGGAGGCCAATTTCTTTGGCAG CAACGCTCAATACATCGTCAGTGGCTCTGACGATGGCTCCTTCTTCATCTGGGAAAAGGAGACCACCAACCTGGTCCGCGTGCTCCAGGGGGATGAGTCCATCGTCAACTGCCTACAGCCACACCCCAGCTACTGCTTCCTAGCCACCAGCGGCATCGACCCTGTTGTGCGGCTCTGGAACCCCCGGCCAGAG AGTGAAGACCTCACAGGCCGAGTTGTAGAGGACATGGAGGGCGCTTCCCAGGCCAACCAGCGGCGCATGAATGCAGACCCGTTGGAGGTGATGCTGCTCAACATGGGCTACCGGATCACAGGCCTGAGCAGTGGGGGTGCTGGGGCCTCTGACGATGAGGACAGCTCTGAGGGCCAGGTGCAGTGCCGGCCCAGCTAG
- the WDTC1 gene encoding WD and tetratricopeptide repeats protein 1 isoform X2 has protein sequence MAKVNITRDLIRRQIKERGALSFERRYHVTDPFIRRLGLEAELQGHSGCVNCLEWNEKGDLLASGSDDQHTIVWDPLHHKKLLSMHTGHTANIFSVKFLPHAGDRILITGAADSKVHVHDLTVKETIHMFGDHTNRVKRIATAPMWPNTFWSAAEDGLIRQYDLRENSKHSEVLIDLTEYCGQLVEAKCLTVNPQDNNCLAVGASGPFVRLYDIRMIHNHRKSMKQSPSAGVHTFCDRQKPLPDGAAQYYVAGHLPVKLPDYNNRLRVLVATYVTFSPNGTELLVNMGGEQVYLFDLTYKQRPYTFLLPRKCHSSGVQNGKMSTNGVSNGVSNGLHLHSNGFRLPESRGHISPQVELPPYLERVKQQANEAFACQQWTQAIQLYSKAVQRAPHNAMLYGNRAAAYMKRKWDGDHYDALRDCLKAISLNPCHLKAHFRLARCLFELKYVAEALECLDDFKGKFPEQAHSSACDALGRDITAALFSKNDGEEKKGAGGGGGGGPVRLRSTSRKDSISEDEMVLRERSYDYQFRYCGHCNTTTDIKEANFFGSNAQYIVSGSDDGSFFIWEKETTNLVRVLQGDESIVNCLQPHPSYCFLATSGIDPVVRLWNPRPESEDLTGRVVEDMEGASQANQRRMNADPLEVMLLNMGYRITGLSSGGAGASDDEDSSEGQVQCRPS, from the exons GGTCACTCAGGATGTGTCAACTGTCTGGAGTGGAATGAGAAAGGAGA CTTGCTGGCCTCTGGTTCTGATGACCAGCACACGATTGTGTGGGACCCGCTGCACCACAAGAAGCTGCTCTCCATGCACACGGGACAcactgcaaatatcttctctgtcAAG TTCCTGCCTCACGCTGGGGACCGCATCTTGATCACGGGGGCAGCTGACTCCAAGGTGCATGTCCACGACCTGACAGTAAAGGAGACGATCCACATGTTTGGAGACCACACAAACCGGGTGAAACGCATTGCCACGGCGCCCATGTGGCCCAACACATTCTGGAGTGCCGCTGAGGATGGGCTTATCCG CCAGTATGACCTTCGGGAGAACAGCAAACACTCAGAGGTGCTGATTGACCTGACAGAGTACTGCGGCCAGCTGGTGGAGGCCAAGTGCCTCACCGTCAACCCCCAGGACAACAACTGTCTGGCGGTAGGAGCCAGCGGGCCCTTCGTGAGGCTCTATGACATTCGCATGATCCATAACCACAG aaAGAGCATGAAGCAGAGCCCTTCAGCAGGTGTGCACACCTTTTGTGACCGGCAGAAGCCCCTTCCGGATGGTGCAGCCCAGTATTACGTAGCAG GTCACCTGCCAGTGAAGCTGCCTGACTACAACAACCGTCTGAGAGTGCTGGTTGCCACCTATGTGACCTTCAGCCCCAATGGCACAGAGCTACTGGTCAACATGGGAGGGGAACAG GTCTATTTGTTTGACCTGACTTACAAGCAGCGGCCCTATACCTTCCTCTTGCCTAGAAAATGCCACTCCTCAGGGG TTCAGAACGGCAAGATGTCCACCAATGGCGTGTCCAATGGTGTGTCCAATGGCCTACACCTTCACAGCAATGGCTTCCGGCTGCCAGAGAGTAGAGGACACATCAG CCCCCAGGTAGAGCTGCCCCCATACCTGGAGCGTGTGAAACAGCAAGCCAATGAGGCCTTTGCCTGCCAGCAGTGGACCCAGGCCATTCAGCTTTACAGCAAGGCTGTTCAGAGGGCCCCTCACAACGCCATGCTCTATGGAAACCGAGCTGCTGCCTACATGAAGCGCAAGTG GGATGGTGACCACTACGATGCCCTGAGGGACTGCCTCAAGGCCATCTCCCTAAACCCATGTCACCTGAAGGCACACTTCCGCCTGGCCCGCTGCCTCTTTGAGCTCAAGTACGTGGCTGAGGCTCTGGAGTGCCTGGATGACTTCAAAGGGAAGTTCCCGGAACAGGCCCACAGCAGCGCTTGTGATGCTTTGGGCCGTGACATCACGGCTGCCCTCTTCTCCAAAAATGATGGTG aggagaagaagggagctggtggcggtggcggtggcggccCAGTCCGCCTCCGCAGCACAAGCCGCAAGGACTCCATCTCAGAGGATGAGATGGTGCTGCGAGAGCGAAGCTACGACTATCAGTTCCGCTACTGTGGCCACTGCAACACCACCACGGATATCAAGGAGGCCAATTTCTTTGGCAG CAACGCTCAATACATCGTCAGTGGCTCTGACGATGGCTCCTTCTTCATCTGGGAAAAGGAGACCACCAACCTGGTCCGCGTGCTCCAGGGGGATGAGTCCATCGTCAACTGCCTACAGCCACACCCCAGCTACTGCTTCCTAGCCACCAGCGGCATCGACCCTGTTGTGCGGCTCTGGAACCCCCGGCCAGAG AGTGAAGACCTCACAGGCCGAGTTGTAGAGGACATGGAGGGCGCTTCCCAGGCCAACCAGCGGCGCATGAATGCAGACCCGTTGGAGGTGATGCTGCTCAACATGGGCTACCGGATCACAGGCCTGAGCAGTGGGGGTGCTGGGGCCTCTGACGATGAGGACAGCTCTGAGGGCCAGGTGCAGTGCCGGCCCAGCTAG